Part of the Lolium rigidum isolate FL_2022 chromosome 6, APGP_CSIRO_Lrig_0.1, whole genome shotgun sequence genome, AACCGACCCATGGATACATAGTTGATAAACAATCTCGGCCATCGTTATAGTAGATTTCATCCATAAGGTCCTCTAGAAGCCAACTAAAAGATCCGTGCGTTTTGGTGTGAGTATCCACCGCTGTCGTGTCCCGCATGGTGTGATCCGCAAGAGTGTGTATCCCACGTTTGACTAGTAAGGTTCTGTAGTCGCATGACAAGCTATCCGTACCCGTTCCCGTTAGGAACCAATCCTAGGAGTCGGTTTATTTTTGAACCAACCTTTGGATATATAGTTGATAAACAACCCCCGTCATAGTTATAGTAGATTTCATTCATAAGGTCCTCCATAAGCTACCTAAAAGATCTGTGCGCTTTGGTGTGAGTATCCACCGTTTCTCGTGTCCCGCATGGTGTGATCCGCAAGGGTGTGTACACCACATTTGACTAGTAAAGTTCTGCAGTCGCAGGACAAGCTATCCATACACATTCTCGTTAGGAACCTATCCCAGGAGTGGGTTTAGTATTGAACCGACCCTTGGATACATAGTTGATAAACAATCCCGGTCATAGTTATAGTAGATTTCATCCATAAGGTACTCTAGAAGACAACTAAAGGATCCGTGCACTTTGGTGTGAGTATCCACCGTTGTCGTGTACCGCGTGATGTGACCGCAAGACTGTATCCCACATTTGACTAGTAAAGTTCTATAGTCGCATGACAAGCTATCCATACCCGTTCTTGTTAGGAATCAATTCTAGGAGTGTGTGCATCGACTCATAACTAACCACGTGATAGACGAACCTAATGCATTGATATCGAGCTAATATCTTAGTCAAATTTATCCTAAATTTGTAATATAGGTATCCACCTCGACGTGGAACACATTGGTATCCTAATCTTGGGTCCGAGAAGTTCCTTTTCAAGTTAATAACATATCCATGCATGCATCTCATAGGATCCATGTGCTTTGCTGTGAGTATCCACAGTTGTCGTGTCCCGCATGATGTGACCCACAAGAGTGTATATCCCACATTTTACTAGTATAGTTGTGTAGTCGCATTACAAGGTATTCGTACCCGTCATCATTGGGAACCAATCCAATGCATAGTTTTTTTTAACCGACCCTTGGATACATAGTTGATAAACAATCTCGGTCGTAGTTATAGTAGATTGCCTCCATGAGGTCCTCTAGAAGCCAACTAAAGGTCCCATGCGCTTTGGTGTGAGTATCCACCGTTGACGTGTGATGTGATCCGCAAGAGTGTGTATCCACATTTGACCAATAAAGTTTTGTAGTCGCGGGACAAGGTATCCGTACACATTATCGTTAGGAACCTATCCCAGGAGTGGGTTTAGTATTGAACCGACCCTTGGATACATAGTTGATAAATAATCCCCGTCATAGTTATAGTAGATTTCATCCATAAGGTCCCCCAGAACACAACTAAAGGATTCGTGCGCTTTGGAGTGAGTATCCACCGTTGTCGTGTACCGCGTGATGTGATCCACAAGATTGTGTATCCCACATTTGACTAGTAAAGTTATGTAGTCGTAGGACAAGGTATCCGTACCCGTTATCATTGGGAAACAATCCCAGGCGTATATTTTTTGTTGAACTGACCCTTGAATACGTAGTGTATAAAAAATCCCAGTCATAGTTATAGTATATTTCCTCCATGAGGTCCTCTAGAATACAACTAAAGGATCTGTGCGCTTTGGTGTGAGTATCCACCGTTTGTTGTGTATCTCGTGATGTGATCCGCAAGAGTGCGTATCCCACTTTTGACTAGTAAACTTCTGTAGTCGCAGGACAAGCTATCAATACCCATTCTCGTTAGGAACCAATCCCAGGAGTGGGTTTATTATTGAACCGACCCATGAATACATAGTTGATAAACAATCTCGGTCATAGTTATAGTAGATTTCATCCATAATGTCCTCTAGAAGCCAACTAAAAGATCCGTGCGCTTTGGTGTGAGTATTCACCGTTGTCGTGTCATGCATGGTGTGCTCCGCAAGAGTGTGTATCCCATGTTATACTAGTAAGGTTTTGTAGTCGCATGACAAGCTATCCGTACCCGTTCTCGTTAGGAACCAATCCTAGGAGTCGGTTTATTTTTGAACCGACCCTTGGATACGTAGTTGATAAACAACCCCGGTCATAGTTATAGTAGATTTCATCCATAAGGTCCTCTAGAAGCTAACTAAAAGATATGTGCGCTTTGGTGTGAGTATCCATAGTTGTCGTGTCCCGCATGGTGTGATCCGCAAGGGTGTGTACCCCACATTTAAATAGTAAAGTTCTGTAGTCGCAGGACAAGCTATCCATACACATTCTCGTTGGGAACCTATCCCAGGAGTGGGTTTAGTATTGAACCGACCGTTGGATACATAGTTGATAAACAATCCCGGTCATAGTTATAGTAGATTTCATCCATAAGGTCCCCCATAAGACAACTAAAGGATCCGTGCGCTTTGGTGTGAGTATCCACCGTTGTCGTGTACCGCATGATGTGATCCGCAAGACTGTGTATCACACATTTGACAAGTAAAGTTCTGTAGTCGTATGACAAGCTATCCGTGCCCGTTCTCATTAGAAATCAATCCTAGGAGTGTGTGCATCGACTCATAACTAACCACGTGATAGACGAACCCAATGCATTGATATCGAGCTAATATCTTATTCAAAGTTATCCTAAATTTGTAATATAGGTATCCACCTCGACGTGGAACATATAGGTATCCTAATGTTGGGCCCGAGAAGTTCCTTTTCAAGCTAATAAGATATCCATGCATGCATCTCATAGGAACCATGCGCTTTGTTGTGAGTATCCACAGTTGTCGTGTCCCGCATGATGTGACCCACAAGAGTGTATATCCCACATTttactagtatagttttgtagTCGTAGTACAAGGTATCCGTACCCGTTATCGTTGAGAACCAATCCCAGGTGTAGTTTTTTTTAATCAACCCTTGGATATATAGTTGATAAACAATCCCGGTCATAGTTATAGTAGATAATAATCCCGGTCATAGTTATAGTAGATTTCCTCCATGAGGTACTCTAGTATCCAACTAAATGGTCCATGCGATTTGGTGTGACCGTCCACCGTCTTCGTGTCCCGCGTGATGTGACCCGCAAGAGTGTGCATCCTATATTTAACTAGTAAAATTCTGCAGTCGCAGGGCAACCTATCCATACCCATTCTCGTTAGGAACCAATCCTAGGAGTGGGTTTATTTTTTCAACAGACCCTTGGGtacaaagttgataaacaatccgGGTCATAGTTATCGTAGAATTCATCCATAACGTCGTCTAGAAGCAAACTAAACGATCCGTGCGCTTTGTTGTGAGTATCCACGTTGTCGTGTCCCGCGTGACGTGATCCACAAGAGTGTGTATCCCACATTTTGGCTAGTACAGTTCTGTAGTCGCAGGACAAGCTAACCATACACATTCTCGTTATGAACCAATCCCAGGTGCCTTTGGTGTGAGTATCCACGTTGTCGTGTCCCGCGTGACATGATCCGCAAGAGTGTGTATCCCACATTTTGGCTAGTAAAGTTCTGTAGTCACAGGACAAGCTAACCATACACATTCTCGCAAGACTCGCATGTGCTCGTACATCCCGCATTCACATTTGAAATAACCTATCTCGGGGTCAGCGGTCACCTCGTACTCTGTCCGGGACCATTTCTGTCTCCTTTCGGAGAATACGTGTTTCACCATGAATTTGTGACCATCAATGACTTCTCGCACAATGTACGACGCAGATTGGAACAGATGAATTTGGAACAAGCCAAACACATTTGGCGTGTATATCTTGCTCGCGTGCACCTCAATGGGAAGTCCGGAATTGAGCACTGAGCCTCGCTGTTGTTTTTTGTACACAAACCAACAAAAAAGAAAGACATCGCAAGTCAGGACAACTCAGTGGATAGTTAGAACAGAATACCTCAGACGGTAGTCAGTTGTTTTCAGTAATGCAGTCAATGGATTATCAAATTCTTTTATCTGAACTAGGTGGCTGTATCCAGGAATATATAATAAGGGTCGGTTGATAGTAAATCACAAACAAGCGGGGATACTTGTTAGCAAGGGCCCTGATAGTACTTGTATTTGACCATAACAGGGGTAGACGGGATTATTAAAAAAGAGGGATTACAAAAGCTGATGGTGGCCAACAATACGACAATATCAGTATAATGCTTTTGTCAGTCTGGTTTCTAAATATGTTTTCGAAGCGGCAGGCTCCACCAGGGTTCAAATTTGGGGTGTTCAAATTACAGGGGACGAAAGATGTCGATAAAAAAGGACAAGCATATCTAATATTGAATAGAAAAAAGGATTTGTAAATGACTATGGTATTATTCGGTTTTGTTTCGTTAGTGCAGTCCATTGATTCTCTAGATCGGAGTTCTACATTAGGTTGTTGTATCAATGAAATCTATAATAAGCATCCCCTGAGATTAAATAACAAATGCACAGTGGACAACAGTCATTGAGAGCCCTACTCGATGCCATATTTAGAAAGTAGTTTAAATTGGAATAATCATTGCAGTTGTGGTATTATTTGGTTTGGCTCAGATGATCTTACCAGCCGGGACCTCATCTCCTGGTAGTTCTCCTCCTGATCCCTGTCAAATTGGAGCTTGCTGTAATGCCTTATGAACATATTAATTGAAGACCCCGGCGGGACGAACCCCTTTAGCATGTGGTTTGCGCTCTCGGATCGTTGGGTGCTTGTCATTCTAGCACAGAAAATTCCTGCAAAGTATGGCTTTGCCCACTTCTCTCTAACCTCATATATCTGAGTTATGAAAGGGTGATCCTCGAGACCATACTTCTCTACAAGTATGGACCATGCGTGCTCAAATTCTTCAACTGTTACCATGTACTCCAGGATCTTGTGGAACTCGTCCCGGAATCCTGCCGCTTTGGAGTAGAATGATCCCAGGTGTTCCTTCGCTTTGCGCAATACATGCCACTTGCACCATCGGTGTGTGGTGTCAGGGAGGACAGCAGAAATAGCAATCTCCATGGCACGACACTGATCTGTTATTCAGAGACAACAATACTTGGATTAGGTGTCCTGTTGTATATGGAATTACACAATCAAAGTACAAAAAAATGATATTCCAGGGACATCTGTACCTGTCAGTATGGTGACGGGTGGTTTCCCCCCCATAAGAGAGACGAATTCTTTGAATACCCACTCGAAAGTCTCCATATTCTCATTCATCAAGAGAACAGCGCCTAGGAGTATACTCTGAAAGTGGTTGTTGACGCCTACGAAAAGTCCGAATGGCATGTCATACTGGTTTGTGCGGTATGTTGTGTCGAATGTTATGGCATCACCAAATTGCTGGTACTGCATACGACTCTTCCCATTTGTCCACATGAGTGCTCTGATCCTCCCTCCCTTCATCGTCTACCAAGCAGCTGTCTCGGAAGTTGGGGTCTTTCATCTTCATTTCTGACATAACATCATATGTTTTCCTCATGTCATCGTCCGAATGGTCCCGGCTGATGCTCGCACAAAGCGTCCTCAGTGACCGCTTGTTGAAGGGGATGttttccattgatccgaagaagctACCGATTACACTGAAGGTCTTGGTCAGGCCAACGTTATTGTCCCTGAGGTTCCTAACAAGGTCCTTTGTGTGTGGGTCAATGTTCCTATGTGACCACCATTGCCTCTTTTCGCCGCTGTTCATTGCCAACCCATGATTATGGTCCCTTCGGAACTCATGAATGTACCATCCATGGTCATCTGTTCTGTGCAAACGAATCATGGCTTGGCAGCCGCAGCAAGCAGATCTTGTGTTCGGGCGCCTAGGTTTCCCCTGTTCATATGGTAGAGTTTATCATCATTAAAAAGGATGATCGTTGCGACAAAGATGCAGTTTACAAATAAAAATTGTAATAACTTGGGGGCATGACAATAGCTATTCGGACTTACCTCGCACCCACAGGTAATGTCCTGCCTGATTTTACTCTTTGCAGGGTTAATCCTCGACGACCCGTATCTTATTCCGAAACCAATCTCCCATGAGTAAATATTGTAAAAATCATATGCTTCAGGCAACGAATCAAACTCCATCCCTATCTCTGGTTCAACGACGGCGTCTGAGAACCTGTCCCTGCATCGCCTCATGGCATTCTCTAGTGCACTCTTCTTTCCTGTGCTTGCTTCCCTGGAATCGGGAATCTCTCCACGACGAAACCTGTACAATTGTTGGGAGAAGAATCAGGccgaatcataattgaatatgcaCTTCGCGAGGAAGGTAACTGCGTGTAACACTAACAGTTTTTTGGCTAACATGCGAAGTCAGGGACCTGGGGCCTGTGCTATGTCTACCAATCAGGAGGCTCAACGATGTAGATAATAATATTTACCCAAAACTTCGAAGGAAACAATATGCATGTTGGATATATGCAATATTAAGATAGTACAAGTACAACCGGGACCAATATTCTGCGGATTACAACTTGAGAGTCTCAGCATGTAACTAATGTCTGAGGTGTTTGGTTCTACAACGTTTGTAAGAAAGATTTCAGCTGTAGAAAACACAAAAAATGCCCACACCCAGGATTGTATAGATGGCACATTTCATCAGCTAGCTGGCGGAAAGGTTTGATCCTATTTTTTTCTTCTGTAAAATGTGCATTTCCTTCGCGTCATTTGATGCTGAACTCATCAGGATATGCATTACTTCTGCAGATGGATACAACTACAAAATCTCTAAGAAGTACTAATGTCAGGCTTACAGAATCTATAACCCAGGTGTCGTGTTACACCCTGTATTCCCCATGAAACCCTTAATTGTGGTTTTTGCTCACATACCCTATGTGTGGTGCAGTCTCGATCGACCTGGTAAATGAACTCCACAGTTGACAACATACTGATGTGTGTTATTCTTGGCATTGGTGCATATCTCTACAATTAAGGGTTCTCATGGGTCACTGATTATTACTGTGCCGATTTACTTACGAGCTTTCATCTCAAACAGTATGCTTTGTTTACAGCATG contains:
- the LOC124660109 gene encoding protein FAR1-RELATED SEQUENCE 5-like gives rise to the protein MMMGGVSEGFTELLIRLSRPIHELAPDREPSIPIQGSETSARTSPSNLSSDSSMPDTRQADFVEDGDCSNEPLADTLNDAPLAADSHTPTSSESPPSERSWKKRFRRGEIPDSREASTGKKSALENAMRRCRDRFSDAVVEPEIGMEFDSLPEAYDFYNIYSWEIGFGIRYGSSRINPAKSKIRQDITCGCEGKPRRPNTRSACCGCQAMIRLHRTDDHGWYIHEFRRDHNHGLAMNSGEKRQWWSHRNIDPHTKDLVRNLRDNNVGLTKTFSVIGSFFGSMENIPFNKRSLRTLCASISRDHSDDDMRKTYDVMSEMKMKDPNFRDSCLVDDEGREDQSTHVDKWEESYAVPAIW